Below is a genomic region from Caulobacter rhizosphaerae.
CCCGACCGGGGCGCCGGACAGGCGGGGATCGACCGCCACGGCCACGTCCAGGCCGTAGCCCATGCCGGCGCTGAACGGAAACGGCTTCTGGTCGGGCCGCAGCACCCCGGCCGTGCCGTTGGTGGTGACCTGGAAGCTGGGCGGCAGGTGGTTGGACCGCATCAGGGCCACGGTCTCCGGCCGCAGGATGCGCACCCCGTCCAGTTCGCCGCCGTTGAGGATCATCTGGGCGAAGCGGGCGAAATCGCTGGCGGTGGACAGCAGGCCCCCGCCCCCGGACGGCGCCGGCGGCGGCCTGGAGACGTCGCGCCACGGCCCCTCGTTGGCCGGGATCAGCTTGCCCGTCGCCGGATCACCGTCATAGAGGGCGGCCAGGCGCGGCAGCTTCTCGGCCGGGGCCCAGAAGGCGGTGTCCTTCATCTTCAGGGGACGGAAGATCCGCTCCTCCATGAACACCGGCAGGGTCTGGCCCGTCAGGCGCTCGACGATCAGTCCCTGCAGGTCGGCGGCGACGCTGTAGCGCCACATCACCCCCGGTTGGGCGTACATCGGCAGCATGGCCACCTTGCGGACCATGTGGTCCAGGCTGTCGGACTGCAGCACGCCGGCCCGGTAATAGGCCTGGTCGGCCAAGCTGGCCGGATCGTCGGCCAGGCCGTAGGCGAAGCCGGCCGTGTGGGTCATCAGCTCGCGCATGGTCGGCGGGCGGCTGACCGGAGTCAGGATCGGCCGTCCCTGGGCGTCGACGCCCGAGGCCACGCGCAGGTCGGCCAGCTCCGGCAGATATTCGGTGACCGGATCGTCGAGCCGCCACCGGCCCTCCTGGTAAAGGATCAGCATCGCCACCCCGGTGACCGCCTTGGTCTCGGAGCGGATGCGGAAGATGGCGTCGGCGGGCATGGCCTCGCCGGTCTCCAGGCTGCGCTTGCCGAAGGCCTTCAGCGAGACGATCCGGCCGTGGCGCCCCAGCACCGTGACGCCGCCGGCGATCTGGCCCTGGTCGACCAGGGCCTGCATCGTCTCGTCCAGCTTGCGCAACCGCTCGGCCGAGAACCCGGCCGTCTCGGGCTTGGCCACCGGCAAGGCCGCGGCGCCCGCCGCTCCGGCGGCGGCCAGCCCCAGCAGGCCGGCCAGGGCGCTGGCGGTGCGCTTGAACACCGTGTTCATGTGATCAGATCGCGTCATCCCGGCGCAAGACTAGCGAAGATCCAGGACCGACCCAAGGCGCGACGCCTCCGGCGGGCCGGATGAATGCGCCGCGCGCGGGATGACGAACGAGGGAGGCATCACTTGGGCCGGAACCGCTTGGACGTCGGGAAGCCCTTGGGCGACAGCTTGCCGGCGCCGGCGCGGCGGCCGATCCAGTCCTTCCACTCGGTCCAGTCGCGGCGGCGACCGGCCGTGTCGATCCAGAAGGCGCCGCCGTCGGTGGTGAACGAGATCGCGTCGCGCAATCCCCCTTCACGGTACGACTGCAGCTTGACGCCCTTGCCGCGCGGCATTTCCGGCAGCTCCTCCAGCGGGAAGATCAGGATCTTGCCGTTGTCGCCGATCACCGCGATCTGGTCGCCGACCGCCTCCAGGCAGAAGGCGGCGCCGGCGGAGTCGACGGTCAGCACCTGCTTGCCCGCCTTGCGGTTGGCCAGGGCCTCTTCCTCCGGCATCAGGAAGCCATAGCCCTGTTTCGAGGCCAGGAAGCGTTTGCGCCCGGCCTTGAACGGGAACATGTCGATGATCTTCACCTTGTCGTCGAGCTCGATCATCATCCGCACGGGCTCGCCATGGCCCCGCGCCGACGGCAGGTTGGCGCAGCTGATCGTGAAGAACCGCCCGTCGCTGGTGAACAGCAACAGCTTGTCAGTGGTCTCGGCCGGGGCCAGGAACCCCAGCTTGTCGCCTTCCTTGAACTTCAGCTCGGACGGGTCGTCGATCTTGCCCTTGGCGGCGCGAATCCAGCCGCGATCCGAGAGGATGACGGTGATCGGCTCGCGCACGATCATCGCCTCCAGGGCGGCGTCGGCGTCGACCACCGGCGCGTCCGCGAAGATCGAACGGCCGATCACCCCGGTCGGGCGCGGCTTGTCGTGCGGATGCTGGATCTTGACCAGGATGGCGCGCACCTGGCGCAGGCCCGTGCCGACCAGGTCCCACTGCTTGCGGTCACTGGCCAGCATGCCCAGGATGCCGTCGCGCTCCTCCACCAGTTCGGCGTGCTCGCGGCGGATCTCCATCTCTTCCAGCTTGGCCAACTGGCGCAGGCGGGTGTTGAGGATGGCGTCGGCCTGGATCTCCGACAGGGCGAAGGCGGCGATCAGCTTCTGCTTGGGCTCGTCCTCGTAGCGGACGATGCGGATCACCTCGTCCAGATTGAGGTAGGCGATCAGCAGGCCGTCCAGGATGTGCAGGCGGGCTTCGATCTTGGCCAGGCGGTGGCGGGCCCGGCGGGTCAGCACCTCGCGGCGGTGGGCCAGGAAGGCCATCAGGCACTGCTTGATGCCCATCACGCCCGGCGTGCCCTTGGCGTCCAGCACGTTGATGTTGACCGGGAAGCGGCTTTCCAGCGCCGAGAGCTTGAACAGGCTCTCCATCAGCACTTCGGGCTCGACGTTCTTGGACTTGGGCTCGAGGACCAGGCGGATGTCCTCGGCGCTCTCGTCGCGCACGTCGCCCAGCAGGGCGGCCTTCTTGCTGTCGATCAGGTCGGCCAGCTGCTCGACCAGGTCGGACTTCTTCACCTGGTACGGGATCTCGGTGACGACGATCTGGTAGGTGCCGCGGCCGGTGTCCTCCTTCTCCCACCGGGCGCGAGTGCGCACCCCGCCGCGACCGGTCTCGTAGGTCTCCAGCAGGCTCTCGCGGGACTCGACGATCACACCGCCGGTCGGGAAGTCGGGGCCCGGCACGCGCTCCAGGATCTCGGCGGTGGTCGCCTCGGGCTTGCCCAGCAGCAGCAGGCAGGCGTCGATCAGCTCGGCCGGGTTGTGCGGCGGGATCGAGGTGGCCATGCCCACGGCGATGCCCGACGAGCCGTTGGCCAGCAGGTTGGGGAAGCCCGACGGCAGGACCACCGGCTCCTCGTCCTGGCCGTCGTAGGACGGCTTGAAGTCGACCGCGTCCTCGTCGATGCCGTCCAGCAGCAGCATGGCCGCGGCGGTCATCTTGCACTCGGTGTAGCGCATGGCGGCGGGGTTATCGCCGTCGATGTTGCCGAAGTTGCCCTGGCCGTCGACCAGCGGCACGCGCTGGGCGAAGTCCTGGGCCAGGCGGACCAGGGCGTCGTAGATCGACTGGTCGCCGTGCGGGTGGAAGTTACCCATCACCTCGCCGACCACCTTGGCGCACTTGCGCGCGGCGCCTTCGGGGTTGAGGCGCATGTTGTTCATCGCGTGCAGCACGCGGCGGTGCACGGGCTTCAAGCCATCGCGCACGTCGGGCAGGGCCCGCGAGCCGATCGTCGACAGCGCATAGGCCAGGTAGCGCTTGGACAGCGCCTCGCTCAGCGGTTCGTCGAGAATGCGGCCGTCTTCCGGGCCGCCGGGGGGAGGTAGGACTGGTTTGTTCATCGGGGAGATTCGTTACGCGTGAAAGGCACAGTAGCAGATGTGGCAGGCAGGCTTCGAGAGTTTGGGATACGGCTCACTTGCCCCCTACGGGTCGCTTCGCGACCGTCTTCCCCCGGAGGGGGAAGAGCCTAGGCGCGAAGGCTCCGCCCCCTCTGGGGGCGGACAGACCGCGCAGCGGTCAGGTGGGGGCAAGGGGGCGAACCCTCACAACCGCCCCGCCTCGCCCAGCCGGTCCAGCAGCCACACCCGGGCGGGGGGCAGCGGCTTGTTCAGCGGGTGGAACACGAACTGCTCGAGGAAGTGGCCGGTGATGTCGAGCCCGGCCTTGACGTCGCCGTCGACCAGCCCGCCCTGGGCCGACAGCATGAACGGCGGCAGCGGCAGCAGCTTGTCGTGGTACGGCGCGCCAGCCGCGCGGCTGACCGCCCGGCCGGTGCGCGGGCTGACATAGACCAGGTCGTCCAGCGCACCGGTGGCGGCGCATCGGGACAGGTCCAAGCCAAAGCCGAGGTCCTGCAGCAGCCCGGCCTCGAACCGCACATAGACCGCCGGCCAGATGGCCGGGACAGCCAGGGCGGCGATCAGGGCCTCCAGGGCGTGGAAGGCCCCCGGATGAGCCTCGCGCTCGGGCAGAGCCCCGGCGGCCACGGCGGCGGCGGCCGACAGCCCCGATAGGGCCAGGGGCTCGTCGAACAGCGACGAAGGCCCCTCGCCCATCGGCTCCAGACTGGCCGCGCCCAGCTGGTCGCTGACCCGGGCGCGATAGCGGGCGATGACCTTGGCCCCGGCCTGCAGGAACGGCTTCATCCGCCGCGAGGCCGCGCCCGAGACATGGGCGGCGAACTTGCCGCGATCCTGGGTCAAGAGCTCGACGATCGCCCCGGTCTCGCCATGGACCCGCGCCGACAGCACGAAGGCCTCGTCTTCCCACTCCATCTAGGCCTGGGTCCCCCAGCCCACGATCGTCTCGATCAGCGGCCGCCACGCCGGCTGGACCGGCAGGCCCAGCACGTCGCGCAGGGTCGTCTCCAGTTCGTCGGCCGACAGGTCGCGTTGCTCGACCAGGGCCCCGCCGGCGTCCCGCCAGGTCAGGCGGTTGTTCTTCAAGGCGTAGCGGGCGGTCGGCGTGGTGCGGCCGGCCGTCAGGCTGAAGGTGAAGTGCGAGCTGGGATGGGCGTAGGTGTAGAAGTTGGCCTGCTCGTAATCCTGATCGGCCCAGGCGCCGAGCGCCACCTGGTAGGTCGCCGCCCAGCGGCCCGAGAGGTTGGCCTGGACCTGCCGCTCGCCGCCCAGTTCGTCGATCGGCAGGATGCGGAAATCGCCGTTGGGCGTGGCCTGCACCGCGTCGGAGAACAACGCCAGCGGCCCGGTCAGCACGCAGCCGCCGAAGCCGACGTCGGCCAGCCAGGTCGTGTCGTCGCCTGGCGCCCGCACGGCCAGCACCATGTGCGAGCGCGGGCGCGGCGGCAGGTGGTCGGGGACCATCCACAGCACCCGCGCCATCAGCCCCGTGACCTCGAAGCCCAGGGCCGTCAGCACCCGCTTGAACAGGCCGTTCTGCTCGTAGCAATAGCCCCCTCGCCCGGCCGCGATCAGCTTGGCGTCGACCTCGGCCGGATCCAGGCTGATCGCCTTGCCCAGCAGCACGTCGAGGTTCTCGAAGGGAATCGCGTCGGGGTGCTTCTGGTGCAGGGCGCGCAGCACGCCGAGCGTCGGCTCGCGCGGGCCGTCATAGCCGATGCGGGCGAAATAGGCGTCCAGGTCAACGCTGGGCGAGGCCGCTTGGGCGGGCGCGATGTCAAGCTTGCTCACGGGCCGATATTCCCTGTCTGTTCTCAGGCCTACAGGTAACGCTTCGGCGCGGGATTGCCACCCCGCGCCGAACGCTAGCGCGCCCTAAACGTCGAAATCCAGGCCCATGTCGTTGAACAGGCCGCGCTCCTCGGCCCAGTTCTCCTTGACCTTGACGTGCAGGAACAGGTGGATCTTGCGGTCCAGGATGTCCTGCAGCTCTTCGCGGGACGCCTTGCCGATCCACTTGATCACCTCGCCGCCCTTGCCCAGCACGATGGCCCGCTGGCCGTCGCGCTCGACATAGATGGTCTGCTCGATGCGGGCGCTGCCGTCGGCGCGTTCCTCGAAGGCGGTCGTCTCCACCGAGGCGGCGTAGGGCAACTCCTCGTGGACGCGCAGATAGATCTTCTCGCGGGTGATCTCGGCGGCCAGCAGGCGGGCCGGCAGGTCGGCGGTCTGGTCTTCCGGATAGAGCCAGGGCCCCTCCGGCATAAGCGAGGCCAGCTTGGCCATCAGGTCGTCGACGCCTGCGCCGGTGCCGGCGCTGATCATGAACACCTCGGAATAGACCCCGGTGTCGTACAGGTCCTGGGTGACGGCCAGCAGGGTCTCGCGCTTGACGCCGTCGATCTTGTTCAGCGCCAGGATCACCTGGCGGCCGGCGGCCTTCAGACCCTCGATGATGGTCTGGACGTCCTGCACGGAACGGTGCTCGCCCGGGGTGGCGCGGCGCTCGCGCACGGCCAGTTCGGCCTGGACGTCGACCAGGTGGACGACGACTTCGCTGTCCTCGGCGCCGCTCCAGGCGGAGCGGACCATGGCGCGGTCCAGGCGGCGACGGGGGGTGAAGATGCCGGGGGTGTCGACCAGGACGATCTGGGTCTGGCCGGTCATGGCCACGCCGCGCACGGGAAAGCGCGTGGTCTGGACCTTCTGGGTGACGATCGAGACCTTGGCCCCGACCATGCGGTTGACCAGGGTGGACTTGCCGGCGTTCGGGGCGCCGATGATGGCGGCGAACCCGGCGCGGGTGTTTTGGTTTTGGGAGGTGGTGTCAGTCATTGCGGGTGCGTGTAGCACCGATGCGTCGAAAAAGCCCTCCCCCAGTTGGGCGGCCCTTCAGGCCAACGGGGCGAACGGGACGAGACCGAAGCGGCGCAGGCGTTCGTTCGCGGCGTCTGCGTAGCGATGGGCGAAGGCCTCACGTTCCTCGCGCGGCCGAGCAAAGAACGCAGCTGCCCGCGCGTCCCAGTCGTCCGGACTATCGGCCGGCGCGCGCGCCACCTTTTCCAGCCAATCGACATGGTGGCCAATCTCGTGCGGCAGGGTGCGATACAGTTGGGTGGCGCGAACCGCTTCCAGGCTGGGGCTCACGATCCAGCGTGATCCGGCCTGCTCGACCTCGTGCCCGTCTTCCGCCAGTCGCGCCAGTTCGGCCTGACCGTCCGGCCCTAGCGCGCCGGACCACTCGATTGGCCTGGTCGGGTCAACGGCCTCGATGAACACCATCGGTCCCGTGCAAAATGAGGATCGGCGCCGCAAGCCAAGATCGGCGCTGTAGGCGAAACGGCCCCAGACCGGCGACAAAAGCCGCGCTTTGCGCGTGGGTTGTCGCAGAACGATCGCCGCCAGGTCTTCCCAGTCGGTGCGCGGCAGGTTTTCCAGCACCCGCGCGATGTCGGCCACCGAACAGGCGTGGACGCAGCCACCGTGATTTTCCTCGACCACGAACAGCATTTCATAGCCGGCGATCGGGACCCGGATACGCTGGTGAGGGCCGAGCATGGCGTACCACACCCGCTCCTCGGACGTGGGCCAGGGGATGACCAGGCGATTGTCGACGCCATGCCCCTGTTTGGCCGTGCCGATATTGCGGTTGCGGCGAGTCGGGACGCGCACCTAAGCCCCGCCCGCCCCTTCCCGCTCCAGCAGCGCCTTGGCGGCGGCCTTCTCGGCCTCCTGCCGCGAGCGGCCTTCGGCATGGACCGGATCCAGCCCGGCCACCGTCACCTGCACGGTGAACACCGGCGCGTGGTCGGGGCCCTTGCGGTCCTTGACCGCATAGGTCGGCAGCGGCTTGCCCTTGCCCTGAGCCCATTCCTGCAGCGCGGTCTTGGGATCGCGGGGCTTGCCCTGGTTGGCGCGCTCGAACTCGTCGGCCCACAGGTCCAGGAACACCCGCCGGGCCGTTTCCAACCCGCCGTCGCGGTAGAGCGCCGCCATCAGCGCCTCGGCGGCGCCGGCCAGGATCGAGTCGGTCTCGCGGCCGCCGATCTTGCTGGACGAGGCCGACAGGCGCAGAGCTGGGCCGACATTGGCGGCCCGGGACACCCGGGCGCAGGTCTCGCGGCTGACCAGGGCGTTCAGGCGTGGGGCCAGCTCGCCTTCCTTGGCCTTGGGAAAACGTTCGGCCAGGGCCTCGGCGGCCAGCAGGCCCAGCACGCGGTCGCCGATGAACTCCAGCACCTCGTTGTCGCCGGCCTTCTTGGCCCCATCGCCCACGCTGGCGTGGGTCAGGGCCAGCTCCAGCAACTGGCGATCCTGGAACGTATGGCCGATCCGGCGCTCCAGGTCGCCGACGGCGACGGCGCGCCGATCGGTCATTTCAGGACGCGGAAGAAGCGGCTCGGCCGGGCCTCGGTGAACCAGGTCCACGGCTTGAACAGGTGGGCGTCGGCGTTCCAGGACAGCAGGATCAGCTGGGCGCGGCCCACCAGGTTCTCGGCCGGCACGAAGCCAACGCCTTCCTGCATCCCGATGTACTGGTCGTTAGCGTAGTCCCACTTGCACGTGCCGGGGCCGGTCTTGAAGGCCGAGACACCCGGATCAAAGCGGCTGTCCAGCGAGTTGTCGCGGTTGTCGCCCATGAAGAAGTAGCAGCCCTGCGGCACCACATAGACGCCCGTGTTGTCGGCGTCGCTATCGGGGCCGTAGTCCTGGGTGGCGTACTTGCGGCCTTCGGGATTGGTCTCCTCGAAGCGGCCGGCGCGGATGGTGCCGTAGCCGGTGTCGACCAGGGCCGAGGGCATCTCTCTGCGCGGCAGGGCCTTGCCGTTGATGTAGACCACGCCGCCGCGCACCTGCACCCGGTCGCCGGGCAGGCCGATCAGGCGCTTGATGTAGTCGACATTGGGGTCGCGCGGCAGCTTGAAGACGATGATGTCGCCGCGGGTGGGCGCCTTGCCCAGGATGCGGCCGTCGAACAGCGGCGGGCTGAACGGGATGGAGTGCTTGGACCAGCCGTAGCTGTACTTCGACACGATGATGTAGTCGCCCTGGTAGAGGTTGGGCTCCATCGACGCCGACGGGATCGTGAACGGCTGGAACAGCAGCACCCGCAGCACCAGGGCGATCGCCAGGGCGTAGGCGACCGTCTTGACGATCTCGATGAACTCCTTGACCGCCCCGGCCTTGTCGTCGGGCGTTTCGGTGTCGGCGGCTTCGGTCATGCGCTGCAGGGCTCTCGACGAAATGGACGGCGGGCGAACCCGACGCGCCTAGCTAGACGGGGTTTACGACGGGAGCAAGCGTGGCGCCCGTTAACTCGCCTTCATGGCGTGCGCGGCCCGACGTCGCGCCCCAAACCGGCGCGTGGTCCAGCTTGATCCCGGAGTCCGGGGTCAAAATGTGGCGAGGATCGCCAGCAGCACCAGGGCGAAGAAGCCCCAACTGACCACCAGCCAGGCCAGCGGCCGCGCCTGCCAGGGTTTCGGCTGCCTGCCACGCGCCGTCTTGCCGTCGGCATCGCTCCAGATGGCCATGTGCTTCCCCGTCCCAGAACGGCGCCGTAGGCGGCGCTTGGGAATGCTGGGTGCAAGGCAGGGGCCGCGCTTTTTAGGTCCTCCCCCGTGGGGGAGGCGGCCGAAGGCCGGTGGGGGGATGTTGCCGGGGGACGAAACACTCCCCCCCCTCCGTCGGCTGCGCCGACACCTCCCCCACAGGGGGAGGATCTATCTAGGTCGCAGGCACCGCCTCGATGATCACGAAGGCCTGGGCGTAGGGATGGTCGTCCGTGAGCGACAGGTGGACCACCGCGGTCATGCCCTCGGGAACCATCGCGGCCAGACGCTCGGCCGCGCCGCCGGTCAGGGCCATGGTCGGCTTGCCGGATGGCAGGTTGACCACCCCCATGCCCGCCAGGTGCACGCCGCGTTTCAGGCCGGTGCCCAGGGCCTTGGAGCAGGCCTCCTTGGCGGCGAAACGCTTGGCGTAGCTGGAGGCGCGGTCGGGCTTGCGCTCGGACCGCTTGCGCTCGATCTCGGTGAAGACCTTGTTCGTGAACCGGTCGCCGAAGCGTTCGAGGGACTTCTCGATCCGGCGGATGTCGCACAGGTCCGAGCCGATCCCGATGATCACGCGACCGTCTCCAGGCGGGCGGCGTCCATCAGGGCCCGCATGCGCTGCATGGCCTGGGGCAGGCCCACGAAGATCGCCTCGCCTATGAGAAAATGGCCGATGTTCAGCTCGGCGACCTGCGGGATGGCGGCGATCGGCTTGACCGTGGCGTAGTCGATGCCGTGGCCGGCATGGACCTCCAGGCCCAGGCTGGCGGCCAGTTCCGCCCCGGTCTTCAGCCGTTGCAGGATGGCGGCGGCGCGGTCGGCGTGACCCTCGCGGGCGGCGTCGCAATAGGCGCCGGTGTGCAGTTCGACCACCTGGGCGCCGGCCTCGGCCGAGGCGCGGATCTGGGCGGGGTCGGCCTCGATGAACAGCGACACCCGCGCGCCGACGGTCCGCAGGCGGGCGACAGCCTCGACGATACGGACCTTGCCGCGCACCACGTCCAGCCCGCCCTCGGTGGTGACCTCCTCGCGACGCTCGGGCACCAGGCAGGCGGCGTGCGGCCGGGCCTGAAGGGCGATGCCGACCATCTCGTCGGTGACCGCCATCTCGAAGTTCAGCGGCTTGCCACGCTTGAGGCAGAGATCGGTCAGCAGGACGATGTCGGCGTCGCTGATGTGGCGGCGGTCCTCGCGCAGGTGGGCGGTGATGCCGTCGGCGCCGGCCGCCAGGGCTAGCTCCGCGGCCCGCACCGGCTCAGGATAGCTGGCTCCGCGCGCGTTGCGGATCGTGGCCACGTGGTCGATGTTGACGCCGAGCCGCAGCATGCCGATCAGCCCTTCAGGCGCCGGCTGCCCGGATCCTCGATCGGCACGGCCGCCAGTTCCGGCGGCAGGGCGTCGGCCGGATAGGCCGGGACCTCCAGGCTGCACAACGACACCAGCGGCACGCCGACATCGACCTTGCCGCCCGAGCGGTCGACGATGCAGGCCGCGGCGATCACGTCGCCGCCGGCCGCCTGGATCGCGGCGATGCACTCGCGCGACGACAGGCCGGTGGTGACGATGTCCTCGACCATCACGACCTTCTGGCCGGGCTCCAGGTGGAAGCCGCGGCGGAACTTGAAGGCGCCGCCCTCGCGCTCGACATAGATCGAGGCGACGTTCAGCCAGCGGGCGGTCTCGTAGCCCGGGATGATGCCGCCCACGGCCGGCGAGACGGCCACGTCGGGCTGACCCACCGTGGCCACGATCTTCTCGGCCAGCGCCTTGCAGAGGCGCGCGCAGCGCTCGGGCCGCATGAACACCAGGTTCTTCTGCAGGAAGACGGGGCTGTGCAGGCCGGAGGACAGCACGAAGTGGCCTTCGCGCAGGGCGCCGGCGGCGCGGAATTCGTCGAGAACGTCATCGTTGGTCATGAGAGGGGGATATAGGCGGAGCGGCGCGAGTCTACAAACCGCGCGACGGCAAACTCGCGCCACGAGGGAACAATACCGCCGCTCAGCCGCTATGGTTTGGTCCCCACGTGTGTAAGGCGGACACGAGTCGTCCCGGGTCAGCGCTTCAAGGCCGCCCGTGAGTCGCGACGGCCACCCGCCGAAGTAAGGCGCGTGCGCGAAAACCTCCCGACGACCAGCCGATCCGCGACCGCGGACCTGTGAGCAACCCTGGAAGGTGGCTCCCCATGACTAACTATCTGATCGAGACCTCGGCGAGCCTGTTGAAGAAGGCGAACGACCTGGACCTGCTGGCCCGGCGCGCCAGCAAGCCCGGCCACGCCAGCATCTACCGCCGCGTGGCCGACACCAGCCGCGTGGCGGCCGCCTTCGCCAAGATCAACGAGACCCTGGACTGGCGCGACGCGCAGGCCGGTGTAGGGAAGGAGCCATGTCCGACGATTCCTTCCCCCCTCCCCGCCCCCGCGTAGGCTGCGGCGCGGCGATCCTCGACGCCCAGGGCCGGATCCTGCTGGTCCAGCGCCGCCGCCCGCCCGAGGCCGGCTGCTGGGGGCAGCCCGGCGGCAAGCTGGACTGGGGCGAGAACGGCCGCGCTTGCGCCGAGCGCGAGATCCTCGAGGAACTGGGAATCACCGTCGTCGCCGGCCCGGTGCTGTGCGTCACCGACATGATTGCCGAGGACAGCCACTGGGTGGCGGTGACCTATCGCGCCGACGGCTGCGTGGGCGAGCCGGCCATCCAGGAGCCGCAGGCCCTGGCCGACTGGGGCTGGTTCGCCCTGGACGCCCTGCCCTCGCCCCTGACCGCCGCGACCCTCGACGCGGTCGCCGCGCTTAAGGCATAAGCTCGCGCCAACCGCCGACCCAACCAGGAAGACCCGCCATGTCCGTCGTCACCCTCAAGCGCTGGAACATTTCGATGGGCGCCGGCCAGCCCCTGGCGGTGATCGCCGGCCTGAACGTGCTGGAGAACGTCGAACTGGCGCTGGAGGTCGGGCGCGAGCTGAAGGCGATCACCGCCGAGCTGGGCCTGCCCTATGTGTTCAAGGCCAGCTTCGACAAGGCCAACCGCTCGTCGATCACCAGCTATCGCGGCCCGGGCCTGAAGGACGGCCTGGCCATGCTGGCCGAGATCAAGGCCAAGCTGGACGTGCCGATCGCCACCGACATTCACGAGGTCGACCAGGCCGAGCCGGTGGCCGCCGTCGCCGACCTGGTGCAGATCCCCGCCTTCCTGTGCCGCCAGACCGACCTGATCGTCGCGGCCTCGCGAGCCACGGCGGCGGCCGGCGG
It encodes:
- the pyrE gene encoding orotate phosphoribosyltransferase encodes the protein MTNDDVLDEFRAAGALREGHFVLSSGLHSPVFLQKNLVFMRPERCARLCKALAEKIVATVGQPDVAVSPAVGGIIPGYETARWLNVASIYVEREGGAFKFRRGFHLEPGQKVVMVEDIVTTGLSSRECIAAIQAAGGDVIAAACIVDRSGGKVDVGVPLVSLCSLEVPAYPADALPPELAAVPIEDPGSRRLKG
- a CDS encoding NUDIX domain-containing protein, giving the protein MSDDSFPPPRPRVGCGAAILDAQGRILLVQRRRPPEAGCWGQPGGKLDWGENGRACAEREILEELGITVVAGPVLCVTDMIAEDSHWVAVTYRADGCVGEPAIQEPQALADWGWFALDALPSPLTAATLDAVAALKA